Genomic segment of Arachis stenosperma cultivar V10309 chromosome 4, arast.V10309.gnm1.PFL2, whole genome shotgun sequence:
tttGGCTGCTAAAATTTCACACCACAATGAAtcacaaaaaagaaagaaaaagaaaggaaaaaagagATGACAGATTTACACAAAAATTCTATGTTACTACCACCAGTACAATAAACCAAAGAGAGCCTAATGGTATGTTTGGTTTCTCATTTATAAACCTCAAAAAGCCATGGTTTTGACAGTAACTACTCCAAAAGTTTTCACCAAAAGCCATGGTTTTGGTGTTAAAAACAAGAGAACCAAACAGGCTATATAAGCAAACAAAAAAGGACAAAAGGTGTGATTAGAAGAATTTTCCTGATTACAGTGAATGAACTTGAATAATGAGTGGGAAAAAGAGCAACTGAAGAAGATTTTGTGGCCAAAAAAGAATTATTGGTGTCAGGGTGCATATTCATGTTCAAGGGATGGTTGTGTTCTTGTAACTGTTGCAGAAGGTGCCATTGTATCTCCAATGGAAGTCATGTTAAGAGCTTCTCCTACCTCTGCAGCCCTTTCCATTTGTtgcattttcttcttttctttgtacttttGAATCCACAAAACTAACAATAACAACACCACCAACAATGCAAGACCTCCCAACACAGAACCAACAATGATCCACACCTTCTTGTGACTCTTCttccctcctcctcctcctcctcctgcTGGCGCAGGAGCTGGCGATGGAGCCGAAGGTGATTCAACCACAATGGCAAAATGCCCTTGTTGGGAAGTAGAACATGTGTTGCCTTCTCCTGTTACATTGGTGAAATTGGAAGTACCGTTTAAATCAAACCACACACATTTCGCAACGGCGCCACTAGGAACCGGCTTCACATTTCGGAACTTGATCAATACAGGGTCACCATATGCTTTGACATCATCTAGTTCTGGTAGATTCCTGGTTGATAAATCTGAACCATTATAAGCTAAAAGTCCCAAAATTGGAGCCAGATATGTGTAATTTTCCAATGGATAATACTTTCTGGACAAATCTAAATTCCCCAAATTTTGGTACACCAAAACCAACCTTTCTACATAAGGCCTCTCAATGATTCCTTTGGGGATCTCAAACTCATTGTAATTAGGATACCCTTTTCTCCTTAAACTTCCACTCCTTAATCTCAATGCTGAAACCTTAATCCCATTCAAATTTGAAGGAAGCTGAGCATTGTAAATTGTACCTGTTTTTGGCTTCACCAAAGCATTGTGTGCATAATGCTGAAGAGTTGCATCAAGGGCCTTTGCTCCACTTGGTAAAGAAGAATCAGCAGCAGTAGTGTGAAGTGGTTCAAAgcatagaagaagaaaaaacataACTAGATTTGTATGAAGAAGCCCCATAATATGAAAATTTACCCCCTTGGACTAATTGTAGGAACACTATTATGTACTGAGAAGATTGTAACCTAGAAAAAGAGCAATGaattttcttatttcaaaatctcAGAGACCAATTCTTGAAAAACGGAAACTTGTAGCCAAATTTTGCTGCAATAAAGGGAAATATGCTTCTGGGGTTGGAGAATAAAGGCAGCAATGACCGTTTCAGCCGTTACAATGCAACACTTTCCCCTCAAAAAGCTACTTAATGCTTTGGAATCTTCTTCAGTTTCAGGGcatttcatttcattttatttcCTCTTGTCAACCCCCAAAAATCAAAACTTTCAATAAAGGGTGGCAATTAAGCAAACAATTGCTGTGCAAGGCTCAAGGGAGAAATTACCAGAGAAAATCACAATAAAGAACCTGAACTGAAAAACCATTCAATGCTTATATTGTTGAAATTGAGATCCAAGGCACACACACCCTTTTGGATTTGGCAATGGTACTGTGAAGATTGAAGGCAAACTAACACTAATTACCTGAAAAAAATTGAGCTTTTTTTCCTGGGGGGTTCCAACATCACTGAGGAACTAGTTGTTGAAGCTGAAAAGTGAAGAAACAGCATGCACCTTAAGAGGCACTAGAATCCAAAGTTGAAGATGAACTAGAGTCCCCATTGTGGTGAATCTTGGGGATAATGACTCAGAGACACATGTTAATGATCCTCCTccatagtagtagtagtagtagtagatgctgctgatgatgatgatggtagATTCAGTGATTCActtcttttacttttttcttttctaattaGTTCTATGTACAGTGAATGAGAATGTGAATGGTTGCTGGTTATACAGCAACtgagacttttttttttttttcctttttttctatgaatgatgaaagagaaagagaaagaaaagaggaCAAGGAGGAAGGGTGTGAACTGTGAAGTGTGTGTGAACTGTGATGAAGAAGTGCAAGTTGTGacttttctagagagagagagagaatgggaaAATGGGTGCATGTTCTTATttgtaaaatagaaaaaagaaattatctACAATTAACTAACACACACATAAGGCTAAAAGTTAaggtaaaaaagaaaaatctgcTTCAGTTAAGGAATTAAAATATCCTTTTAGATTTATCAAAATTCTGTTTACATATATAGTATCCAGATATTTAatcatattatatatgtatatatttgaaacatattttttttatgtgtttatgtcttttttatttttatttgtaaacaTATTAAACttaataattatcttttttatccAAATAAGCAAAAGTATAACTCACATGCAAGCTATCACAGTATCATGATATGAGTAGCAATCATTTTTTTcctaaagaaaaaaatgattttaTAATATTTGAGATCAGTAAAGATGAAATTctgatattatattatataattatttgtgtaaaaattttaaatcaataaaatgagACAGGTAAATAATTGatctttaataatatttaaatatgtaTTGTTTCTTTTTTAGTGTTATGTAATTCTTCTTGTATAATTAGGGTATAACATAATTTTGATTTCTTAAAATGGtgttaagattttttttttctgctgaAAAAAAAACTTGGGAATGCCACCTAACTTTTGTGTTTTACAACAATAAAaaggaattttttttaattagttaaagaaaataaaataaattatttatttatttgcatttaCTATGTGATACTACTGCCACATATGTTTTAAGGTAGGGTAATGTATTTTTCTGATACATAGaaagcattttctttttcagtgtacaaacaaaaaacaaaaccTAAAATATCTGTGAACCCAAAAAACACATGATTATTCCTTTGAGTCTTTTgacgaaaataaaataaaacaaaataaatccCATATTTCATTTGTTGATATACTACTTTCTTATTTCTCAAAACCCCGCTCCTGGTGGCTCCAtacatttttaaataaattatatctgttaattttatatatatatatatatatatatatatatatatatatatatatatattttggtttaaagattgttttttaatttccttttcaaacaCTAGTTATGAAGGATTTGgaaaaaaaatactaacaagGTAAGAAGCAACAAAAGGATAACGGCAATATCAATATCAAGTGATGAACCTACCAAAAATAGAATCAATTTAGAGTTGGATATTTGACAAATTCTGGTTTTGTTAAACCATGGGTAGGAATGTTCAACAATATcccaataaattaggataatCTCTAAGAAAATTTATATTCCTTAAATAAATTTAATGGGCTTGTCGTCACATTTATATCCTTAATTATTGAAACAATAATTTTAGACCACCAAATTTTATACGTAATCAAGTCCAATTAAATCAGGATATGCacgattttttcttttttatttattttctttctttctatctttcttctcccttttttaaatttttaaattttttttcttctcctcctctaCTTCCTCGTCTTATTAACATCATTAgcatcatttttttctttttcttatacatttttttgttttatttatcttctttatttatttatttatttctatatttttaaaaatttaataaaaaaataaaaaaagcataacaaaaaatgataataataaagaaaaaaataatgccaaaataTTTTAGATAAAACATAGAAGTGAAATAgaaatattatcaaaatttattatataaaacaCGAAAATCTTACTATGATAAAtacataatttaaattatttttcacgTTACATTGAAAGATAGTTTATTGTGTAAGAGTCATGAATATATAactcaattttaaaataaatttatttagataaaattatctatttttaaatttaaagcaTAAGAAGATACGAAAAATTTTGTAtcaataacaaaatattaaaaagaagaatTAGAATATGTTCAgcgaaagaaaaagaaaataaaatatgaaaaaaaaaacagtagaAGAAGACGATATATTATGagaaattttagtatatatcatagttaaaaattttaggtgttattttatttttgctaatttttaattagttaaaaatatttttgacattgtt
This window contains:
- the LOC130973310 gene encoding uncharacterized protein LOC130973310 → MGLLHTNLVMFFLLLCFEPLHTTAADSSLPSGAKALDATLQHYAHNALVKPKTGTIYNAQLPSNLNGIKVSALRLRSGSLRRKGYPNYNEFEIPKGIIERPYVERLVLVYQNLGNLDLSRKYYPLENYTYLAPILGLLAYNGSDLSTRNLPELDDVKAYGDPVLIKFRNVKPVPSGAVAKCVWFDLNGTSNFTNVTGEGNTCSTSQQGHFAIVVESPSAPSPAPAPAGGGGGGGKKSHKKVWIIVGSVLGGLALLVVLLLLVLWIQKYKEKKKMQQMERAAEVGEALNMTSIGDTMAPSATVTRTQPSLEHEYAP